In a genomic window of Gloeocapsopsis dulcis:
- a CDS encoding acyl-CoA thioesterase, producing the protein MQPFTTQLRVRHYEMDALGHVNNSVYQHYLEQAAIEHLEHLGFSLDVYRELGGVFVMRRIEIDYLRPAIAGDTLEVRTWLQEMRGTRAIRRYEIRKYGNDHLLVTAEALWVWVEAVTMRPRPIPNVLLDAFVQMQHS; encoded by the coding sequence ATGCAACCATTTACAACACAGTTACGGGTACGCCATTATGAAATGGACGCCCTCGGTCATGTCAACAACTCAGTTTACCAACATTACCTCGAACAAGCTGCAATTGAACACTTAGAGCATCTTGGCTTTTCTTTAGATGTCTATCGAGAATTGGGTGGCGTGTTTGTTATGCGCCGCATCGAGATTGATTACCTTCGTCCAGCGATCGCGGGTGATACGCTAGAAGTTCGTACTTGGTTGCAAGAAATGCGCGGTACTCGTGCGATTCGGCGCTATGAAATTCGCAAATATGGCAACGATCACTTGTTGGTGACTGCTGAAGCTTTGTGGGTATGGGTTGAAGCTGTTACTATGCGCCCAAGACCAATTCCTAATGTGTTATTAGACGCTTTTGTGCAAATGCAACATTCTTGA
- the gcvP gene encoding aminomethyl-transferring glycine dehydrogenase, producing MVEEAQESFSFAQRHIGSKPEEIQQMLDNLGFSTLDALIDKTVPQAIRLNRPLQLEAARSEYAALAELKEIASKNQVFRSFIGMGYHDCITPPVIQRNILENPGWYTAYTPYQPEISQGRLEALLNFQTTIIDLTGLEIANASLLDEATAAAEAMAMSCGLCKQKANTFFVSQDCHPQTIAVVETRAIPLGIKIVVGDHQTFTFDESIFGALLQYPASDGTIYDYRSFVEQAHAVGALVTVAADLLSLCLLTPPGEFGADIAVGSTQRFGVPLGYGGPHAAYFATKEQHKRQVPGRIVGVSKDVCGKPALRLALQTREQHIRREKATSNICTAQVLLAVMASMYAVYHGPQGLKDIAQRVHQLTVLLADGLKRLGYTIGSEHYFDTLRIDLEPERVAQIIEAALAQQINLRIIDDAIAHSAAPRAIAISLDETTTEADLYDLWQIFAGSEVPFTLEELATPQLAFESIKPFTRSSDYLTHPVFNCYHAETEMLRYIYRLQAKDLSLTTSMIPLGSCTMKLNATTEMLPISWWEFCKIHPFAPLSQTGGYQILFAQLEQALAEITGFAGISLQPNAGAQGEYAGLLVIRQYHESRGEAYRNVCLIPESAHGTNPASAVMAGMKVVAIACDQQGNIDLTDLQAKAEKHTHELTGLMVTYPSTHGVFEAQIKDICAIVHSHGGQVYLDGANMNAQVGICRPGDYGADVCHLNLHKTFCIPHGGGGPGMGPIGVAAHLVPFLPGHSVVQIGDEQSIGAIAAAPWGSASILPISWMYIALMGAAGLTQATKVAILNANYIAHRLQRYYPVLYKGKAGLVAHECILDLRSLKKSAGIEVDDIAKRLMDYGFHAPTVSWPVAGTMMVEPTESESKAELDRFCEAMIQIRQEIAEIEAGKVDMHDNVLKNAPHTADALITSDWQHPYSREQAAYPTLHTREHKFWTTVGRIDNAYGDRNFVCSCLPMEAYSE from the coding sequence CCGCTTCAGCTAGAAGCCGCGCGTAGTGAATACGCAGCATTAGCAGAACTTAAAGAAATTGCTTCAAAAAATCAAGTATTTCGCTCGTTTATTGGTATGGGGTATCACGACTGCATTACCCCACCTGTAATTCAACGCAATATTCTAGAAAATCCAGGCTGGTACACTGCCTATACTCCTTATCAACCAGAGATTTCGCAAGGACGACTAGAAGCGCTACTGAATTTCCAGACAACGATCATTGATCTAACAGGTTTGGAAATTGCCAATGCTTCACTCCTTGATGAAGCTACTGCAGCAGCTGAAGCGATGGCGATGAGTTGTGGGCTGTGTAAACAAAAAGCAAATACGTTCTTTGTTTCGCAAGATTGCCATCCGCAAACGATCGCAGTTGTTGAAACTCGCGCTATACCGCTAGGAATTAAAATTGTTGTCGGCGACCATCAAACGTTTACCTTCGACGAGTCGATCTTTGGTGCGTTGCTACAGTATCCGGCGAGTGATGGGACAATTTACGATTATCGTAGCTTTGTCGAACAAGCCCATGCAGTAGGGGCTTTAGTCACAGTCGCAGCCGATCTTTTAAGCTTGTGTTTGCTGACACCGCCTGGAGAATTTGGGGCAGATATCGCAGTCGGGAGTACCCAACGTTTTGGCGTTCCTCTTGGCTACGGCGGTCCTCATGCAGCTTACTTTGCGACGAAAGAACAACACAAGCGGCAAGTACCAGGACGCATTGTTGGTGTCTCAAAAGATGTTTGCGGTAAGCCAGCACTACGTCTTGCACTCCAAACTAGAGAACAACATATCCGGCGGGAAAAAGCGACAAGTAACATTTGTACTGCCCAAGTGTTATTAGCTGTTATGGCATCAATGTACGCGGTTTATCATGGACCGCAAGGCTTGAAAGATATTGCTCAACGAGTTCATCAGCTAACGGTACTTTTAGCTGATGGTCTTAAGCGTTTAGGTTACACCATTGGTTCAGAACACTACTTTGATACGCTGCGGATTGACCTCGAACCAGAACGTGTTGCACAAATTATTGAAGCAGCGTTAGCCCAGCAAATCAATCTGCGGATTATTGATGATGCGATTGCGCACAGCGCAGCGCCAAGGGCGATCGCAATTAGCTTGGATGAAACAACGACAGAAGCCGATTTATACGATTTATGGCAAATTTTTGCCGGAAGTGAGGTACCTTTCACGCTAGAGGAATTAGCAACTCCTCAATTGGCATTTGAGAGTATCAAGCCGTTTACTCGCAGTAGTGACTATCTGACACATCCTGTATTTAACTGCTATCATGCCGAAACTGAAATGTTGCGGTATATTTACCGACTGCAAGCCAAGGATCTGTCGCTGACAACATCAATGATTCCTTTAGGTTCATGCACGATGAAGTTAAATGCGACTACCGAAATGTTGCCAATCTCGTGGTGGGAATTTTGCAAAATTCACCCCTTTGCACCACTGTCCCAAACCGGAGGGTATCAAATTTTATTTGCGCAACTCGAACAAGCTTTAGCCGAAATCACGGGTTTTGCCGGAATTTCACTGCAACCAAATGCAGGTGCGCAAGGAGAATACGCAGGATTACTCGTCATTCGGCAATATCACGAAAGTCGCGGCGAAGCATATCGCAATGTTTGTCTGATTCCAGAGTCAGCCCATGGCACAAACCCCGCAAGTGCAGTGATGGCGGGAATGAAAGTTGTGGCGATCGCTTGCGATCAACAAGGTAATATTGACTTAACCGATCTCCAGGCGAAAGCAGAAAAGCACACTCATGAACTGACTGGTTTGATGGTGACGTATCCTTCAACACATGGTGTTTTTGAAGCACAAATCAAGGATATTTGCGCGATTGTTCACTCTCATGGCGGACAAGTCTACCTGGATGGGGCGAATATGAATGCCCAAGTTGGTATTTGTCGTCCTGGCGATTATGGCGCGGATGTGTGTCACTTGAATTTACACAAAACTTTCTGTATTCCACATGGTGGTGGTGGTCCAGGAATGGGACCAATTGGGGTAGCAGCGCATCTTGTACCATTTCTACCAGGTCATTCGGTTGTACAGATTGGTGACGAACAAAGTATTGGGGCAATCGCCGCTGCACCTTGGGGTAGCGCTAGCATTCTACCGATTTCCTGGATGTATATTGCCTTGATGGGTGCGGCAGGTTTAACGCAAGCAACTAAAGTCGCGATTCTCAATGCAAATTATATTGCCCACCGCTTACAACGTTACTATCCAGTGTTGTACAAGGGTAAAGCAGGATTAGTCGCTCATGAGTGTATTTTAGATTTGCGATCGCTGAAGAAATCTGCCGGAATTGAGGTAGACGACATTGCAAAGCGCTTGATGGATTATGGCTTCCACGCGCCTACAGTTTCTTGGCCTGTTGCTGGCACAATGATGGTAGAACCAACAGAAAGCGAATCAAAAGCAGAATTGGATCGTTTCTGTGAGGCGATGATTCAAATTCGCCAAGAAATCGCAGAAATTGAGGCGGGTAAGGTAGATATGCATGATAATGTCTTGAAAAATGCTCCGCATACGGCTGATGCTTTAATTACTTCAGATTGGCAACATCCTTATTCACGCGAACAAGCCGCCTATCCTACACTACACACTCGCGAACACAAGTTTTGGACTACTGTAGGACGAATCGATAATGCTTATGGCGATCGCAATTTTGTCTGCTCGTGTCTACCAATGGAAGCATACAGTGAGTAG
- a CDS encoding Kelch repeat-containing protein, which produces MRYSKNKGILLALSIIIFVVLTTVKSLAATEIQWTTVASSPVGTGEAMSAVIGGKLYQLGGYTSKWRPTNRADVYDPATNTWQRLADIPIRITHAGVAADQENIYLAGGYVGKPEGGQLFATRKVLCYNIATNTWSEMPPFPQARGSGGFSNLKRELHFFGGADLNRIDRGDHWILKLDNLTAGWQPAAPLPNPRSHLGDAIVNGKIYAIGGQHSYDDYLTTQNTVHAWNPATKQWTKVANLPQGRSHIGAATFVVNGEIYLVGGEVKHKLAVNKVTVYNPKTNLWRELTPLPARLHSGVGGHINGNIYYSSGAPAFNHTVYRGQFQLVN; this is translated from the coding sequence ATGCGCTACTCAAAAAATAAAGGTATTCTTTTAGCACTTAGTATTATTATTTTTGTAGTATTAACTACAGTTAAATCTTTAGCGGCAACTGAAATTCAATGGACTACGGTTGCTTCATCTCCTGTCGGGACTGGAGAGGCAATGAGTGCAGTAATCGGTGGAAAACTATATCAATTAGGTGGATATACATCTAAGTGGAGACCAACAAATCGTGCTGATGTATACGATCCAGCAACGAATACGTGGCAACGTCTTGCAGATATACCAATAAGAATTACTCACGCAGGAGTTGCGGCTGACCAAGAGAATATTTACTTAGCAGGTGGGTATGTTGGTAAACCTGAAGGCGGACAATTATTTGCGACAAGAAAAGTGTTATGCTACAACATTGCAACTAATACTTGGTCTGAAATGCCGCCATTCCCACAAGCTAGAGGTAGCGGTGGCTTTAGTAATTTAAAAAGAGAATTGCATTTCTTTGGTGGAGCAGATCTTAACAGAATTGACCGTGGCGATCATTGGATACTAAAGCTTGACAATCTTACTGCTGGTTGGCAACCAGCGGCTCCTTTACCTAATCCACGTTCTCACTTGGGAGATGCTATTGTCAACGGCAAGATTTATGCGATCGGCGGGCAGCATAGTTATGATGACTACTTAACAACACAAAATACTGTCCATGCTTGGAATCCTGCAACTAAGCAGTGGACTAAAGTTGCTAATCTACCACAAGGTCGCAGTCATATTGGGGCTGCTACTTTTGTTGTAAATGGAGAAATCTATTTAGTCGGTGGTGAAGTTAAACACAAGCTAGCAGTCAATAAGGTAACGGTATATAATCCTAAAACTAATTTATGGCGTGAATTAACTCCATTACCTGCTAGACTTCACTCTGGTGTTGGTGGTCATATTAACGGTAATATTTACTATTCTTCGGGCGCTCCAGCTTTTAATCATACAGTTTACCGAGGGCAGTTTCAGCTTGTAAATTAG